The Porphyromonas pogonae genome segment GTCATAAGACTCAGCAAACAGACTCCGCTGAGAGTTCAGATACTGTATCCGTTGAGCATAATAATATCACGTTCAATGCCGACAGTGCTTATCAATATATTGCAGATCAGGTGGCTTTTGGTGCTCGTGTACCCGGATCCAAGGCTCACAAAGCTTGTGCTGAATGGATGGAGGCTAAATTTACAAACTGGGGCCATCAGGTGATTGTGCAAAATGCCGATCTTAAAGCTTATGACGGGACTATATTACCCTCTAAAAACATTATTGTAAGCATAAACCCTCAAAACAAACAGCGTATTCTGCTTATGGCTCACTGGGATACCCGTCCTGTTGCAGACCAGGATCCTGATCCTAAAAAACGTAAGACTCCGATTTTGGGTGCCGATGACGGAGCCAGTGGCGTAGGGGTTCTGATGGAGATGGCTCGGCAGTACGCCATTGATAAACCTTCAGTAGGCGTGGATATAGTTCTTTTTGACTCTGAGGATTATGGAACTCCCAATGATGATAATTCATGGTGTTTGGGATCGCAATACTGGGCAAAAAATCCCCATGCGCCGGGGTATACCGCGGATTTTGGGATCTTGCTGGATATGGTTGGATCCAAAGATGCAACATTCTTTTACGAGGGTTACTCTAAAATCTATGCATCACGCATATTGAATCTGGTATGGGATACTGCTTCACGATTGGGCTATGGTAAGTTCTTTAAACAAAGTGACGGTGGTACTATGACGGATGACCATGTACCTGTTATAAAAGAATTGAAGATACCCTGTATCGATATTATCAATTATAGCAATGAGAATTCAAAAGGGTTTGGTGATTATTGGCATACCCATGAAGATAATATGAATATCATTTCTACCGAAACACTGCGTGCAGTAGGCCACACTGTGATGACGGTAATAAAAGAATATAAATAACACTTGGACGTAAATCGAAAATAAAATGACCATTAACGAAATTCAAGACGAGATTATAGCTGAATTTTCCGGATTTGATGATTGGATGGATAAGTATGAACTGCTCATAGAGATGGGAAATTCATTGGATCCGATGCCCGAAGACGAGAAAACACCCGCTCATCTCATAGAAGGTTGTCAAAGCCGTGTATGGATTACCGCAGCCATGCAGGACGGTAAGGTACATTATCAGGGCGAAAGTGATGCCATCATTGTAAAAGGGATTGTATCTCTCCTTTTGAGAGTACTCAATGACCAAAAGCCCCAAGACATTATTGAATCTGATCTCTATTTCATAAAAGAAATTGGGCTTGATGAGCATTTGTCTCCTACTCGTTCCAACGGATTGGTAGCCATGCTCAACCAAATGAAGATGTATGCAGTGGCTTTCGCTGCTCAGCAATAATTACTGATTCTCCAACAAACAATATTATTTTAAGTATAGTATCATGTCCCACAGACATATTTTATTTTCTTTATGTGCTTTCTCTTTAGTTTTTGTCGGTTGTAAATCTAAAGAAAAGGCACAAACTATTGATTATGCCGCTTTTGTAGATCCGTTTATAGGCACAGGTGCTCATGGCCACACTTTTCCCGGTGCTACACGCCCCAATGCTATGGTACAGCTTAGTCCTGATACACATTTATTAGGATGGGAGGCTAGTAGCGGATATCATGATGATGATAACGTAATTTATGCATTCTCTCACACGCATTTGAGTGGTACCGGTATCGGCGATATGGGGGATGTAGCTGTATTGCCTTATTCGGGAGCCGATAGTCTCAAGCCTGTAGCAACCTTTGATAAGAAGTCTGAAGTTGCTGTACCCGGCTATTACAAGGTTGCACTGAACAACTTCAACATACAAGTAGAGCTTACGAGTACGGACAGAGTAGGTGTGCATAGATATAAATACATCAACCCCTCTGATAGGCGTATCATGCTCGACTTGGGGCATATATTACAACCTAATTGGGGGCATAAGGTGGTGAAAAATGAAGTGACTATGCTCAATGATAGCACAATCTTCGGTACTTATTATACCAAAGGATGGGCGGAACATCATCGCATGAGTTATTACATGGTACTTAACACAAAAGCTGATAGTATGGCCCTCATGCGTGACGGAATGCGTGAAGCTGTACAATATCCGATGAGTTTGACTGACACAGCAGATGTCAAACTGCATATTTATTTACCCGATGGCAAAGAGGATGTTTTGGTCAAGGTCGCATTATCACCTGTTAATCCTGATGGTGCTCTCAAGAATCTCAATGAAGAGATGCCAGGATGGAATTTTGATGATATCAAGGAAGAAAGTCGCAGTCAATGGAATAAAACGCTTTCTAAAATAAGCATTACCACACAGGATACAGCTGTTTTGAAGAATTTCTATACGGCCATGTATCATATGTACATAGCTCCGTATAATTATCAGGATGTAGATGGTAATTACTTAGGAATGGACAAGCAAGTACATAAGCAGGATAGCAAGAACGGACATTATACCGTTTTTTCCATTTGGGACACTTATAGGGCTTTGCATCCCTTGCTCACTATCATTGATCCGACCAAAGCCCAAAAATATGGCAGAAGTCTTATATCTGATTACAGAGAGGGTAGTATTATACCCCGTTGGCCATTAGCTTCTAACTATACAGGCTGCATGCCGGGCTACCATAGTGTGAGTATCCTGGCGGATCTGGTAGCTAAGGGATTGGTTGATGGAGAAGACCTCAAAGAGTGGGCTGAAGCTGCTTACAGAACAGCCATTTATCGCCCTGATCTGGATGAGAAGTTCAAGGGTACACGTGAACATGACCTTATTACCAAGCATAATTACTATAAGGACAAATATGGATTTGTTCCTGCCGATTCTGTACATGAGTCTGTATCATGGGCTGTAGAGATGGCATATGATGACTGGTGCATTGCTCGTATTGCCGAAGCTGTAGGAAATGACAGCCTACGCAAAGCATATGATGAGAAAGCGATGTTTTATAAAAAATACTGGGATCATGAAACTAACCTAATGCGTCCCATCATGAGTAATGGAAAATTCAAAACCCCATTTAATCCTCGCTATTCTACACACGGGGAGAATGACTATACAGAGGGTAATGCCTACCAATGGAGTTTTTATGCACCCCATGATATGGATGGTTTTATAAGCTTGATGGGCGGAAATCATATATTGCAGGCTAATCTTGACACGCTCTTTACTACTTCATCCGAACTAGAAGGCAAACCAGCCGGGGATATTACCGGACTTATCGGACAATATGCTCATGGCAATGAGCCCAGCCACCACATTGCTTATCTTTATAACTGGACCAAAACTCCATATAAAACTCAGGAGATACTAGACTCTATACTTTATACTTTTTATAAACCTGCACCGGACGGTATCATCGGGAATGAAGATTGTGGGCAAATGTCGGCATGGTATGTGATGAATGCATTGGGATTTTATCAGGTATGTCCCGGTAAGGCGGAGTATATCATAGGACGTCCATTAGTTGATGAAGCTGTAATTCCAGTCAAAGGCGGTATATTTACCATCAGAGTACAAGGCAATAGTCGCAGTAACAAATACGTGGTATCAGCAAAGATCAATGGTAAGCCTCTATCTAACAATACATTTAAACACCGTGATCTTAAAGCCGGTGGTTTACTTGAGATTAAGATGAGTTCAAGCCCTAATGGAAAGTGAGATGGAAGAGTTGGATGTGATAGTAATAGGTGCCGGACTTACGGGACTTACTATAGGATGTCACCTGAAGAGAGCCGGAAAAAAGGTTCTTTTATTGGAAAAGGATTCTGTAGCAGGTGGACAAATAAGAACCATGCATCGTGATGGGTTTGTATATGAATTGGGCCCTAATACGGGATCTGTGTCTACACCCGAAGTCAAAGAGTTATTTGAGTTGCTTGGTGATAGGGTAGAGCTTGAGGTGGCTGATAAGGAGGCATCCAATCGATTGATTTGGAAGGGCAATACTTTTCATCCAATCCCTTCTTCGCTGTCGGGAGCCTTATTTACTCCACTGTTTACATGGTATGACAAATTTAGAATTCTGGGAGAACCATTCAGAAAGAAAGGAATTGATCCTAACGAAAGTGTAGGGTCATTGGCACAGAGAAGACTTGGTAAATCCTATCTCCAATATGCGGTAGATCCTTTCTTGGGAGGGGTTTATGCCGGTGATCCATGCAAGTTGGTTACTCGATATGCCTTGCCTAAGCTTTATAATCTTGAGGCTGACCATGGGAGCTTTGTCAAGGGAACCATTCACAAGATGAAGCAACCCAAGACAGAACGTGATCGTAAAGCTACTAAGGAGGTGTTTTCAGCCAAGGGTGGTTTTGGTAATCTTATTAAGGCTATGAGTGAATATATATCTTCTGATAATATTCATCTTTCGGCAAATATAATATCATTGAAGAGAGGAGATGATGGAGTATTCGACGTATGCTATGATGATGAGAAGGGAACCCGACACGTACTACGATCACGCAAAGTCGTTACCACGGTGGGAGCGTATGCACTCGGGACTATTTTATCAGATGCTTCTGTGGAGGACGTTGCACAGATAAGTAAGTTGCAATACGCCCCTGTCATCGAAGTCGCTGTGGGTTATAAGCAGATCAAGCCCTATAAGTACAAAGCTTTCGGAGGGCTTGTTCCTTCTATTGAAAAACGCAAGATACTGGGTATTTTGTTTCCTTCGGACTGTTTCCAAGGTCGTGCACCGCAGGGGGGGGCATTGTATACTATTTTTATGGCAGGCATCAAGCATGCGGAGTATCTTGATATGACTGATGATGAATTGAAAGAGATTGCACTCTGCGAACTCAACGCAATGCTGAATATTGATCCCGATATAAAACCTGATCTGATACATATAAGTAAATACCCATATGCTATAGCCCAATACTATGCCGATTCAGGTGAGCGGTTTGATGCGATTGATCGCATAGAGCGAGCTTTCCCCGGTCTTTATCTTGGCGGGTCAATCCGTGATGGTATTGGTATGGCTCATCGTATTACACAAGGTACACATATTGCACAACATATTATTGATAGCTTATGAATAAAATGATTACAAGGGGCATAATGCCCCTTTTTATTTTACTGAGTATCGCCCTTTTTCCAAGTAAGGCACAACAGTTCGATGTTTTCTTTGCAGATAGTACGCTTCGCCTGGATTATATCTTTGCCGGAGATACTAAACAAGTCAACATTTTCCCTGAAGAGCTTAATATGCTCGATGGTTGGAGTGGTAGGCGACATAATCTGGACAAGCTCCCTCTTGAAGGCAAT includes the following:
- a CDS encoding M28 family peptidase, with product MNKKMITIGACCVSIVLACFTGCGHKTQQTDSAESSDTVSVEHNNITFNADSAYQYIADQVAFGARVPGSKAHKACAEWMEAKFTNWGHQVIVQNADLKAYDGTILPSKNIIVSINPQNKQRILLMAHWDTRPVADQDPDPKKRKTPILGADDGASGVGVLMEMARQYAIDKPSVGVDIVLFDSEDYGTPNDDNSWCLGSQYWAKNPHAPGYTADFGILLDMVGSKDATFFYEGYSKIYASRILNLVWDTASRLGYGKFFKQSDGGTMTDDHVPVIKELKIPCIDIINYSNENSKGFGDYWHTHEDNMNIISTETLRAVGHTVMTVIKEYK
- a CDS encoding SufE family protein gives rise to the protein MTINEIQDEIIAEFSGFDDWMDKYELLIEMGNSLDPMPEDEKTPAHLIEGCQSRVWITAAMQDGKVHYQGESDAIIVKGIVSLLLRVLNDQKPQDIIESDLYFIKEIGLDEHLSPTRSNGLVAMLNQMKMYAVAFAAQQ
- a CDS encoding GH92 family glycosyl hydrolase → MSHRHILFSLCAFSLVFVGCKSKEKAQTIDYAAFVDPFIGTGAHGHTFPGATRPNAMVQLSPDTHLLGWEASSGYHDDDNVIYAFSHTHLSGTGIGDMGDVAVLPYSGADSLKPVATFDKKSEVAVPGYYKVALNNFNIQVELTSTDRVGVHRYKYINPSDRRIMLDLGHILQPNWGHKVVKNEVTMLNDSTIFGTYYTKGWAEHHRMSYYMVLNTKADSMALMRDGMREAVQYPMSLTDTADVKLHIYLPDGKEDVLVKVALSPVNPDGALKNLNEEMPGWNFDDIKEESRSQWNKTLSKISITTQDTAVLKNFYTAMYHMYIAPYNYQDVDGNYLGMDKQVHKQDSKNGHYTVFSIWDTYRALHPLLTIIDPTKAQKYGRSLISDYREGSIIPRWPLASNYTGCMPGYHSVSILADLVAKGLVDGEDLKEWAEAAYRTAIYRPDLDEKFKGTREHDLITKHNYYKDKYGFVPADSVHESVSWAVEMAYDDWCIARIAEAVGNDSLRKAYDEKAMFYKKYWDHETNLMRPIMSNGKFKTPFNPRYSTHGENDYTEGNAYQWSFYAPHDMDGFISLMGGNHILQANLDTLFTTSSELEGKPAGDITGLIGQYAHGNEPSHHIAYLYNWTKTPYKTQEILDSILYTFYKPAPDGIIGNEDCGQMSAWYVMNALGFYQVCPGKAEYIIGRPLVDEAVIPVKGGIFTIRVQGNSRSNKYVVSAKINGKPLSNNTFKHRDLKAGGLLEIKMSSSPNGK
- the hemG gene encoding protoporphyrinogen oxidase, translated to MEELDVIVIGAGLTGLTIGCHLKRAGKKVLLLEKDSVAGGQIRTMHRDGFVYELGPNTGSVSTPEVKELFELLGDRVELEVADKEASNRLIWKGNTFHPIPSSLSGALFTPLFTWYDKFRILGEPFRKKGIDPNESVGSLAQRRLGKSYLQYAVDPFLGGVYAGDPCKLVTRYALPKLYNLEADHGSFVKGTIHKMKQPKTERDRKATKEVFSAKGGFGNLIKAMSEYISSDNIHLSANIISLKRGDDGVFDVCYDDEKGTRHVLRSRKVVTTVGAYALGTILSDASVEDVAQISKLQYAPVIEVAVGYKQIKPYKYKAFGGLVPSIEKRKILGILFPSDCFQGRAPQGGALYTIFMAGIKHAEYLDMTDDELKEIALCELNAMLNIDPDIKPDLIHISKYPYAIAQYYADSGERFDAIDRIERAFPGLYLGGSIRDGIGMAHRITQGTHIAQHIIDSL